From the Burkholderia sp. WP9 genome, the window TGGAGCGCGGGCAACACCACGACACCCAATCCGGTGATCAACCTCTCCCACGCTGGCGCCAAGTCGATTGACGCGGCCGGCAGCTATCTGTTTGTCGGCTACTGGTTCGGTAGCGGACAAGCTTTGCCGAACATCGACGCCATCAATCTCGCTACTGGCAACCTCGACACCACACTGGTCAACACCAGTACCGGTACTGTTGACGCCAGCAGTGCCATCGATTCGATGTACGGCGTCAGGGCATACCGTCGGTCGACGGGCGAGTACGTTGTCACGAAGAACAACGTCAAAGGTTCCAGCATTACCGTTTATCGCTGGACGCCGTGATCCTGCGTTTCGTTGGTGAGAGTGCGGCTTGTTATGACCGTTTCTGCTCTGCAGAGCAGACTCACGGGTGAATGGCTACGGCGGTGAGAATCAAACGGCCGCTGGGGTCGACCTGCGGTGTTCATCATCTAGCTGAGTGCGGCCAGCTTGAATCATTCACTAGTGTCCGCTTTGGGTGTCTCTGATGAGAGAGGATAACCATCTATTCCGGACTGTTAAACTGGCAGGCGCTGGCTGAATTCTCACACCATGGATACTCACGAACAAAACCGCCCATTGTCTGCATCCGAGATGTCGCTCGCTCGTTGGATGCTTGAGCACGGCGAGCCGAAAGCGCGAGAGTTTTTCGAACAACTCGCAGCGGCCGAGGTCACGCCATGGCGCTGTCCGTGCGGCTGTGGGTCCATCAATTTCCAGATCAAGGACCGCGGACCTGCATCACCGGGCGTACATATCCTCGGGGACTTTATTTTCGGCCCAGACGATGAACCAGCCGGGATATTCATATTCGAGAGCGGCGGTTTGTTGAGTGGCATCGAGGTCTACGGGCTCGCGGGCGATGCTCCTGCAGAACTGCCCCGAGAAGACGCGCTTCGGCCTTTCTCTCCCGGCGACGGCGAGTCATCGTAGGTTCTGGCCCGTAGCAAAACCACACAAATGGCGCGGGCAATTCGACGGACCGCTTTACGGCTGCGAGTCTCGTATCCGATACTTCCCCTCCGGGGCATTCACGGACCTCCGTTGGCGCAGGTCACATCTTGCGGTGCAGAGAACAACAATTTCGGACATCAGGCGCAGCGCAACGCGTGGACTCTGAAGAGTATCATGTCACCCGTTGGGCGCACCCTTGAGCCAAAGCGTCGTACCATCTCGACACGTCGCTACTCGCGCTCGAACCGCACGGCTACGATCTGGGGCACCGTGGCCCATTCAAACACACCGTGCCACGCGTCAAATTTGCGAAGTTTGTCTTTGCCGCATTGTCGGCGATGGTTGAAGAAAAGCGCTTTTTGTAAGTCCTGGAAACCAGAACAAAGGGGAATGCCATGGCCAAGTGCGATCGCAATCACGAGGTTCTCTTCAACGAAGGCCGTCGGCAGTTTCTCGGCTACACCGGCGCCGGGGTGCTCGCGGCGGTGCTGCCCGGCTGCGGTAACAACGACATCCATTCGGCGCCTTATCAGCAGACCATTGCGCTCGGCCAACAGATGATCCAGCAGGCCGTCAGTGATCCAACGAATCCCATTGCGGCAATCTCGGTCGCGATGGTCAAGGGCAGCACGGTGGTCTGGCAGCAGGCGTTCGGGTTGGCGTCGGTGCCAGGGCAGATCAAGGCAACGCCGCAAACGCGTTTTAACATCGGTTCGGTCAGCAAGTTGTTTCCGGCGCTGGCGGCGGCGATCCTCGTCGATCGCGGGCTGATCACGCTCGACACACCGATCGTCAAATATCTGCCGACCTTCACGATGTTGTCGCCGGAATACGCGCAGATCACCACGCGTCATTTGCTTTCGCATGCGTCCGGTCTGCCTGGCACGAATGGGCGCAATCTCTTCACGTTTCAGCCGGTCGCCGGCTACGCGGCCGACACGCAAGCCGAACTCGCCAACACGCACCTGAAGCATCTCCCTGGTGAGCTGGCCGTCTATTGCAACGACGGCTTCACGATGGTCGAGCAGATCGTGCTTGCCATGACGGGGCAGAGCTTCGCGGACTTCGTCCAGTCGGCGATTCTCGCGCCGCTGAAGATGACCCAATCCAGCTATCTGACGAGCGTGCCGTCCAGCGGATCGTTCTCGCTGCCGTACGTGAACGGCACGCAGCATCAGGAATTCGTCAATGCGTACGCGACCGGCGGGCTGAGCTCGACGCCCACCGACATGATGAATCTCGCACAGATGATCTACGGCGGCGGCGTGTTCCAGGGACAGCGCATCGTGTCTGCGGCGGGCATCGCGCAGATGGGTATGGATCAGACAAAAAGCCTGACGATCAACCCGTCGCCGGAATGGCGCTGGGGTCTCGGCTGGGACACGGTCGTGCAGCCGGCGCTCAACGCCGCAGGCGTACTGGGCTGGGAAAAGGACGGCGGCACCGCGTTCTACTCGACCGAATTTTTCGTCGTGCCCAACTCGCAGTTCGCGCTACTGGTAACCGGCAATGCGGGCTACAACGCCCGCGCGATTGCCGAAACGCTGGTGCTGTCGGCGTTGAAGGAAGATGGCACGATTCCGTCGCTGCCAGCGAAGCTCGGTACGACGGCGCCGCCGGTCGCATCGGGGCCGGGCATTGCGAGCGGAGCGGGCATCTACGGCAATTCCGATTCGCCGTACCAGGTGCTCGCCAACGCGGACGGTAGTCTGCAGATCAACCAGTGGGACGCCGATACGCGAGGCTGGGCGCAGATCGGCGCATACCGGTATCGCAGCGACGGCTGGTGGTGGAGCGATACCGATACGGCGTCGTATCGCTTCGCCGTCGTGTCGGGCAACGACAGTGAAGGAAGTGCGTTCAGCTTTCGCTATCTGATGAAGCGGGTCGTGCCGGGCGCGGGCTATGCGTATCTGACGCTGCCGGTCGGTCAGCAACTCGCACCGCTAGCGGCGCTCGACAGCGCGTGGCAGCAACGCGTCGGTACGAAATGGACATTGACCAACGATTCGCCGAGCGCGGTGCCGATTGCCGTTCTTGGCAATCCGCCGGCGTTTTTCGCGACACTCGCCGAGCTTCCGGGCTACGTGCTGTACGGCAACGAAGATCTTCGCTATCAACTGTTCGTGCCGGTGAGCGATACGCTCGGCGGCATGTCGATTAAAGTGCCGGGCAATTTTGGACGCGACCTTTACGAAATCCGTTTCGCGTCGACCACCGCGACGACGCTGACGATCGGCAGTTCGATCTACGCGCGGATCTGATGGGGAGACGTGAAGCGACCGGGAATGGTTGTCTGGACGACGATTTATCAGCCCCGGCGGTGCTGTCACGTTGCTGGGTTGGTCGAGTCAGTGTCCGCCCTCGGGAAATTTGTTTGATGCTGATATTCTTCGAGCTACTGATTAATCAGTGAAAGTTTTTTTCGAGTCAACGGATTTGTCCGGCTTCGGTTTGATACAACGTTGATCGAATTGCGTCGGGTTCTTGCAAGGGTGATTTGGTTCCGGCTTTGTCCTGCAATGTGGTTGAATGGCGACGACCGCTTCGGCTCGCCGTCGACTAGCGGCACTTACCAGGGCATCTCATACTTAACGCACAAGCGCGACCGGCCACGGCCCGGACTCACGGCATCTCGGAGGCTCGCGCCAATGCTTGCGTGTCGACATATTCCCGAATGATCGTCAGCTTGCCATTTTGAACAGTAATGGCGAAGACCCAATGATCTTCCCATGTCCTCTTGGTGGCCTTAACCCTTCCCTTAGCAAACCCGATCACGAGCACCCGGTCTCCCTGCGCGACGAATTCACGTGTCTCCACGAATGAAGTCTCCATTGGTTCGGATTCTTTCTGGAGAAGATCTTCCAACCCGTCGTGCCCGCGGCGCGCGCCTGCCAGCGGCCAGTCTTCGCCGGGAATGATCCATTCAACATCCCCGGCACACAAGGCCAGCAGACTTTGCATATCACCGCGGCCGACTGCCGCAAAGAAGTCCTTTACGATCTGGACATTCTGATCGACGCTCATCCCGATGTCTCCCTTCTTTTATCTCCGGCCGTGTCCGCTCTGACTGGACACGCTATCGGCCCGCCGATGAGAACGTGACGTCGCTGATTCAGCCGATATCGACCTTCAAGGCGATGTCCCAGGTGCCAGCGCCGTTTTTGGCCACGCCGATCATCATCAGGCCGAGCGCCTCAAGCGTCTGGGCCATCTGCAGGCCGCCGACATCGAGCGGACGCAGCCCGATAGTTTCGAGGAAGGTCGAGACACGCGCCTTGGCTTTTGTGTCGTCGGCTGCGATAAACGCGTCGAGGCGTCCACCCTTGGCGAGTACGTGACCGAAGATGGTATTGAAGGCCTTCACGACATGGGCGCCGGCGGGAAGGCCCTTGGCGGTCTCCTGCGCACCGGAACTGCCGTGCGGAGTCACGAGGCCCGAAAGGTCGGGCGCAACCGGGTTGGTGATGTCGACGATGACTTTGCCGTCGAGCGCCTTTCCGAAGTCGGCCACCACCGCCGCCGCGCTGGGATATGGCACGGCGAGAATGACGATGTCGCCCGCCGGCGCGGCGCCGTACTTCCCTGTGATCGCTCCGGACGCGAGCTGGTCGGCCAGTGCCTGCGCCTTTGCGTTATCGCGGCTGATCACCTCGACAGTCTGTCCAGCCTTGGCGACGCGGCCAGCGATCGCAGTGGCCATCGCTCCTGTTCCGATAATGCTGATAGTGCTCATGTGCAGTTTCCTCGTTAGTTGGGGTATTGCTGTCTGCGGGCTCGTTCCGACCCGGCTCCCTGCCGTCGGCCCAGTTCAGCCGGCGGGGAAATAATGACCGTTGCCCATGTCCTCGAGCAGGCCTGGCTGAGCAGGCTCCCAGCCGAGAGCCTTGCGCGTGATGGCGTTGGACGCCGGGAAGTCGCCCGTGACCACAGCCGAGAGGAACCCGAAGTAGCCGGGCACCATCAGTTCGTCAGCGGGAATGCTCACGGCGGGCACGCTCAGGCGAGCGGCGATGGCCTCAGCAATCTCGCGGAACCGGATACCCTCGTCGGCAACAGCGTGCCAGGTCTTGCCGGCGGCACCTTTCTCCAATGCCAGTCGGAACAAAGAGGCCAGATCGCGGATGTGCACGGCAGGCCACCGGTTCTCGCCGTCTCCGGGGTAGCCAATGACGCCTTTCTCCTTCGCAAGCCCGATCAGGATCTGGAGGAAGCCGACGCGATCGGCCGTGCTGTGTGCGATGAGGGGAATCCGCACGACCGAAGACCGCACGCCTTGCTCGGCAAGGCCGACGACAGCGGTCTCCACGACGTTGCGAGCCCGCAGGGTGCCTGCGTCCAGGGGCCTGCTGGGAAGGGCGGGGTCATCCTCTGTCGCCGGTCGGCCCAGGCTGACCGGCGCGACAATAGGGGCCTCCCGACCCACGTTCGTGGGCGCGCCGATGCTGCCTGCGACGACCAGCGGTTTACCCGTCCCCGCCAGCGCCTCGCCGAAAGCGAGCACGATTGAGAGCTCCGAATCGCCCAAGGCGGCGATCCCACCGGCTTGAAGCAGGTCAGCCCGGTATCCGACGTGGATGACGCCGTCGGACTCGGCCGCTGCCGCTTTGAGCCCATCGAGGTCGCTAAGATCTCCGCGACGCGCCTTGGCGCCGAGAGCGGACACCGCAGCAGCCGACTCGTCCGTTCGCGCCAAGGCGGTGACCTCGTGGCCAGCCGAGACGAGGTCGGGGATGATGTGCGAACCGGCGTGGCCGGTCCCGCCAGTGATGAAAACGTGCATAAAACTCCCCCTTGTGGGTGATGTGATGAGATGAAGTGGCGACCTTTGAACTGGAGCGGTAGCCAGGACAACATGAGAGAACTGGGTGTTGAACGCCTTAAAAACATCTGCATAGGCAGGCGCCGCCTTAACGATCTCCCTCGCGCCGAAACTGCCCTCTGGAGTCACAAATCCCCTGAAGTCCGAGTCGATGGGATTACTGATGTCAATGACGAGCTTGCCTGCTAGCGTTTTGCGGTACTGCTTCACTACTTCGAGAACGGCGGCGTAGCGACCCGCCAGGACAACGAGGTCGCCCGCCGGTGCGGCGCCGAACGTGCTGGTCGTCGCACCAGCACCGACCTCGCGGGTCAGGGCCTGTGCCTTCGCCTTATCGCGACTCATCACCTCAATAGTGTGTCCAGCCTTGACGGCAAGGCGACCGACCGCTGCGGCCATACTGCCCGCGCCGATGATGCTGATCGTGCTCATGTGCAGTCTCCTGGTGAGTTGACTGGTGCCTGCACCGCTGCAGACCATGCTAAACACATCACTTGCAAAAAACAAGTAAATGATTGAAATTCACTTGTCATATGCAAGCGATGTTAAGATGTAGCCATGAAGACAGCACGTAAAGACGATGTTCGATCCCACTGCGCGGTGAACTACGGCGTGGAGATCTTTGGCGACCGCTGGTCGCTCCTGATCATTCGCGACATCGTTTTCAACGGTAAAAAGACATATGGCGAATTCCTGAAATCGGAAGAGGGAATCGCGACCAATGTCCTCGCGTCCCGCCTTGCCTTTCTTGAGGAGCAAGGCATTCTCTCGAGGGCGCCCAATCCCGACGACAGGCGTAAGGACTTCTACACGCTGACAGAGAAAGGTCTGGACCTTATTCCGGTTGTAGTCAGTGTAGTGATATGGAGTGCGAAATATGATCGGAAATCGTACGTGCTGCGCGATAAGGAGTTCAGTGCTCGGTTAGCTGCGAATCCCGCCCAAGTGGGCGAAGAGCTGAAGGCGCTGGTCCGCGATGGCGGATGTCTGTTTCCTGAGAGCAAGGGCTGAGCAGGATCGCAAATGCGCTTCGTCACGTCAAAGGAGTAACTCGACAGTCCGCGGACTGAAAGGTGCATCGAATAGTGTGACCGACGTCCGAAATGGGTCCGTCATCCGCCATTGATGATTGCCCAACGCCTGCGGCCGCTCAGGGTCGAGCCAGGTCAATGACCTTCCGGAGCAGTTCGGCCCGGACGAACCTTTCGACGTCACGCCAGCCTTCGCCAGCCATCCAGCGCACGTGTAACGCACAAAATGGTCGAGCGTCCGGCCGACCGAATCAGCACGATGCACTTGGGGCGCCGTCATCAAGGCCCATTCGAAAATTCGCTCAACTCGTGCCGCGCACCGCCGTTAACCTAGACGACATCCCACACCAATTCGACGAGACACGTCGCCTGCTACGCGAGTCACTCTTTCGAATCGTCAGGGTCCGGACTGCAAGCTTGCCAGTGTTGGCAACACCGCACTATGCGCGCCTGTGTTGCACGGCGTGCGATCCACAAAACAACCTCATGTTTTTTCAAAGACTCTGTACCGCATTCGTAGGGGCAATGCTGAGCGCAGCGGCAGTGTCGGTTTGCGATGCTCAATATTCGACCGGCTGGATCGCCAACACCCATGGCACGGGCACTACGCGAGTGGGCAACGTGGCCCGCTCGATGTGGGTCGCACCCGAAGGAGTGATCTACACATCGTCGATGTGGGATGAAAACGAAGGCGGCATTGCGATCTATCAGAACGCCCGGAACATCGGTTCGATCGGGGCACACGGCGAGTTTCAGGGCGGCGCGATCACCGGCAACTCGACCTCGCTATTCGCTGCGCTGCAGTTCAGCGCCACCTACGGTAGCGGCAAGGTTGGCCGATACAACCGGACCAGCCGTACGCGCGACCTGCTCATCACCGTCAGCGCGACGACCACCGAACGCCTTGCGGATGTCGTCACCGGACTCGCGACGTCTGGCTCGCTGCTATATGCGAGCGATTTCCCCGGCAATCGCGTGCGCGTATTTACGACGTCCGGAGTCTGGCTGCGCGATATCAGCGTGGCAGGGCCGGGCGCATTGGCGGTAGACGCAGCTGGAAACGTCTGGGTCGCACAACAGAGCCTGGGCACCGTGATCCAGTTCAGTCCAGGCGGGGAGCGCCGGAACACTATCCAGTTGCCGGCCAATGCGCGGCCCGCTTCGCTGTACTTCGATGCGACGAGCGACCAGCTATGGATCGGCGACGAAGGGCCGGATATGAACATCAAGATCTATGACCTGTCCGGCACGCCGTATTCCGCCGGGACGTTCGGTGTTCAAGGCGGCTTTCTCAGTACGGTGAATGGCATAAAAGGGCAGGTGGGCGACAAGCGCTTTACGCGCGTCACCGGCATTGGCAGGGATTCCGCGCGCAATCTCTACGTCCTGAACAATCCATGGGGAGGGTCATGGGACCTCGGCCGTAACGGCGGCACCGATATCCATGCATACGACGGGACCGGAGTTCTGCGCTGGCAGCTCCAATCGGTGAACTTCGAGGGCAACGCGGCTCCGGATCCGGCCACCGACGGGGCGATCTTCTACGGCGGAATGAATATCTATTCGGGTACCGTGGGTGGCACCTTGGTTGCCAACACAATCGACCCGATCACCTATCCGGCCGACCCCCGGATCAATCTTGCCGACCACGAACGTGGCGAACATTTCGCGCAGATCGCCAGCGTGAGAGGGCACCGGATACTCGTCGCCGCGAGTCAGAACCCCGATACCTTCTACTTTTTCCACTTCAACCCGGCGAGCGGCTACATTGCGATTCCTGATGGCGCGTTGCCGGGAACGGCCTTCGCTACGACGGCACGCGTGCGCAATGGCTTCTGTCTGGATAGCAAGGGCGATATCTGGGCGGGTCTCGACAAGACCAATGTCATTTCACACTACCCACTGACAGGTTTCGATTCGAGTGGCAAACCGGTCTGGGGCGCCGCGATCACGATGCCGATCCCGCGCACCATCTCGCAACTGACCCGGATCATCTTCCTGCCTGAAAGCGACACGATGATTCTCACGCAAGGGGCAACCGGCAGCACGGACTGGACTGCGGTGGGGCAGCGCGTCGAGGTGTATCACGGCTGGCTGGCCGGCAACAGGACCACGCCGAACCCGGTGATCAACATTACTGGCGCGAATCCGAAGTCGATTGTGGCCACCGGCAATTATCTGTTTATCGGCTACGTACATACCGTGCCTAACGTGGATGCGTTTAACCTCACGACCGGACAGCTCGACGTCACGCTCGTCAATAGCAATCCAAACATGGTCGACGTCGGCAACGACGCGGACTCGATGTATGGACTTCGTGCGTATCGGCGGTCGACGGGCGAATATGAAGTCACGAAGGACAACTACAACGACTCAAGCATCGTGGTGTATCGCTGGGTGCCGCCTGCTTCGACCGGGCCTGCGGCAAGCGCGGTGAGAACGGCGGTGGTGTCCCCATTCAGCGTCAATTGACGATGCACCCGAGTCGCCGCAACAGGGGCGATGGCTCAGCGCCCGGCGACGCCCGAGGTGATGATCTGGGGCGTGCTGACGGGCAATCCCGTCTAGCGGTTTCGGTTGCCCGCATTGGGGTCTGGATTGTTACACCATAGGAAATCCTGCAAAGAATTTAACTTGCGTCCCATGAACGGGTTGGGCGCCGCTGGCGGTCGGCGTGAAGCATCTATGGCGCCAAGATCATAATTGATAAAAATGTCAAATAAAGCGTGCCAAAACATCCGGAGTGCGCCACACGGGAGAAGCCGCCCAGCGACCTTCAGTGTAATTCGTTACAAATGTCAGTGATGATCAATCACGCAATAGTGATAATATCGTCACCAATGGAGTGAGCCTGTCCGCCCGTTTCAGGCGACATCCCGATACTGGCACACCCGATTTATTCACCAACACGTTGCCCTTATGACTCTGCATCAACGCCACGCCTTGCTATGGGGCGCGGTCGCCTTGATGGCTGGCGTCCTGCTTTGGATCTTGCGTCCGGTCCTCACGCCGTTCCTGCTTGGCGGGCTCATCGCATATGTCCTTCAACCGGGAGTGGAATGGCTGGTGCGCCATCGCACGCCACGCGGACTCGCCGCGCTCGTGATGATGCTCCTGTTTGGTTTGATGGCCACGTTGCTCGTTCTGCTCGTGTTTGCCGTGATCCATAAAGAGGGGCCCGAACTGATCGTGCGGATTCCTTCTCTGGCAGCCACACTCAACGCGTGGTTACAACCCAAACTGGCCCTGCTGGGCCTGAGCTATTCATTGGATTTGAGCCATGTCCACGAGATGTTAAGGACGCACCTCAAGGCGAGCGAACAAACCATCGCAGTGGCTGCGTGGCAGTCACTGCGCACGAGCGGCAACATGATGATTACTGTCGTGGGCAACATCGTGTTGGTGCCGCTCGTTCTGTTCTATCTGCTTTATGACAGGCACGAGGCATTTGCTCGCCTTGAAAGCTTCGTGCCGCGACCGTGGCTGGGCAAAATGCGCAGGTTCCTGACAGACATGGACCAGATGCTGTCGCAATACCTGCGCGGCCAACTGCTCGTAATGGGGGCGCTCGCTACGTTTTATCCAATCGCTTTGACGGTCGCAGGCTTCGAGATCGCGCTGCCCATTGGTCTCTTTACCGGGCTCGCCGTGTGCATTCCGTACATCGGATTCGCGACCGGACTGGCGCTCGCGCTTCTTGCCGCGCTGCTGCAATTCGGCAGTTGGTATGGCGTTGCCGCGGTGGTGGTCGTGTACGGCATTGGCCAGATTCTCGAAAGTTTCATCCTTACGCCACGCCTCGTCGGCGAACGCATTGGCCTGCATCCGCTCGCGGTGATTTTCGCCTTGCTCGCATTCGACCAGCTTTTCGGTTTCTTTGGGGTTCTGCTCGCGCTTCCAGCCAGCGCAATTCTGGCCGTAGGCCTGCGCGAACTCCGCGGCCGTTATCTGGCGAGCGCGTTTTACGGGGGATAGCAGGGCTTGATCAGCGGACGCGCGATTTTGCTCTGCCACGCTTGGTATCCGGCCTGCCCGTGGGTAACGGCAGGCGCGCAACTCTTTCCGCCTCCGCGCGCTTGAGTCCAAGCACCTGCAACACGACCGCCGCTACCCGTTCCGCGAAGTTCTGCTCGCCGAATCCAGACGCTTTTTGCCGCCGGGCCGCCGGCGTAACCAATGCGGCAAAGTGCAACTCGGCGGCGATCGCCGCGAAGATGATGCCCGTGACCGACACAACGCACACCAAATGGTCAGGGACGACAAAGCGCTCCGCGGAAATGCCTCTTTGGCTATCGCGCAGCAATCGTTGGCCGAGGCCCCAGCCCAGCGCATGCACAGACAATCCCTCGCGGATCAGCAGCCGCCCCCATACCGGCTCACGGCGTGCGCGCATCAATGTGTGCCGCACTGAGACGGCGACTATTTCGGCCGGGTCGGACAGGTCGCAGGCCAATTGGTCCAGTGTATCGGCGAATTCCTCGAACACCCATTCGACGAGTGCAGTGAAGATCCCTTCCTTCGACCCGAAGTGGTTGTAGAACGAGCCGAAACCGACGTCGGCGGCCTCGGTAATGTCGTTGATAGCCACCGAATCCATTCCTCTTTCCGCCATCAGCCTCAGTGCGGCGTCGAGCAAGCGGGTGCGGGTTTCGCGCTTGCGGCGGGTACTGCGCGGTTGGCGCCCTTCGACCGCTTGAGCCGGACCGCTCAAGGTCTGCACGCGCTGCCGGTTTCCACAGGGGTTCGCGATATCAGGCATCTCGACTCCAGGTCTTGGTATCGTCATATTTTAGAATTATACGTCATGATTGACAATATAATCAGTTATGGGTCTAATGTCACCTTAGCCAGAGAATCGGCAGCCGCGCAGACGAAATGAGAAGCGACGGTATCCACCCGCGTGCGATGACGAAGTATGAAGAGTTGCAAGCGGCTCGTATCAGAATGGGCGGATAGGAATGCCAAGTTAATGGCGTATGGAATCGTCCTTGACACATAGAGCAAAAGCATGTCGCCGGACGCGCCGTGTCTCCCTATGCCTCGCCTATTTTTCATTGCTGGACTATCACCTGCCTTGTGAACATCG encodes:
- a CDS encoding serine hydrolase domain-containing protein, which produces MAKCDRNHEVLFNEGRRQFLGYTGAGVLAAVLPGCGNNDIHSAPYQQTIALGQQMIQQAVSDPTNPIAAISVAMVKGSTVVWQQAFGLASVPGQIKATPQTRFNIGSVSKLFPALAAAILVDRGLITLDTPIVKYLPTFTMLSPEYAQITTRHLLSHASGLPGTNGRNLFTFQPVAGYAADTQAELANTHLKHLPGELAVYCNDGFTMVEQIVLAMTGQSFADFVQSAILAPLKMTQSSYLTSVPSSGSFSLPYVNGTQHQEFVNAYATGGLSSTPTDMMNLAQMIYGGGVFQGQRIVSAAGIAQMGMDQTKSLTINPSPEWRWGLGWDTVVQPALNAAGVLGWEKDGGTAFYSTEFFVVPNSQFALLVTGNAGYNARAIAETLVLSALKEDGTIPSLPAKLGTTAPPVASGPGIASGAGIYGNSDSPYQVLANADGSLQINQWDADTRGWAQIGAYRYRSDGWWWSDTDTASYRFAVVSGNDSEGSAFSFRYLMKRVVPGAGYAYLTLPVGQQLAPLAALDSAWQQRVGTKWTLTNDSPSAVPIAVLGNPPAFFATLAELPGYVLYGNEDLRYQLFVPVSDTLGGMSIKVPGNFGRDLYEIRFASTTATTLTIGSSIYARI
- a CDS encoding nuclear transport factor 2 family protein, which codes for MSVDQNVQIVKDFFAAVGRGDMQSLLALCAGDVEWIIPGEDWPLAGARRGHDGLEDLLQKESEPMETSFVETREFVAQGDRVLVIGFAKGRVKATKRTWEDHWVFAITVQNGKLTIIREYVDTQALARASEMP
- a CDS encoding NAD(P)-binding domain-containing protein, encoding MHMSTISIIGTGAMATAIAGRVAKAGQTVEVISRDNAKAQALADQLASGAITGKYGAAPAGDIVILAVPYPSAAAVVADFGKALDGKVIVDITNPVAPDLSGLVTPHGSSGAQETAKGLPAGAHVVKAFNTIFGHVLAKGGRLDAFIAADDTKAKARVSTFLETIGLRPLDVGGLQMAQTLEALGLMMIGVAKNGAGTWDIALKVDIG
- a CDS encoding SDR family oxidoreductase, with the protein product MHVFITGGTGHAGSHIIPDLVSAGHEVTALARTDESAAAVSALGAKARRGDLSDLDGLKAAAAESDGVIHVGYRADLLQAGGIAALGDSELSIVLAFGEALAGTGKPLVVAGSIGAPTNVGREAPIVAPVSLGRPATEDDPALPSRPLDAGTLRARNVVETAVVGLAEQGVRSSVVRIPLIAHSTADRVGFLQILIGLAKEKGVIGYPGDGENRWPAVHIRDLASLFRLALEKGAAGKTWHAVADEGIRFREIAEAIAARLSVPAVSIPADELMVPGYFGFLSAVVTGDFPASNAITRKALGWEPAQPGLLEDMGNGHYFPAG
- a CDS encoding helix-turn-helix domain-containing protein, encoding MKTARKDDVRSHCAVNYGVEIFGDRWSLLIIRDIVFNGKKTYGEFLKSEEGIATNVLASRLAFLEEQGILSRAPNPDDRRKDFYTLTEKGLDLIPVVVSVVIWSAKYDRKSYVLRDKEFSARLAANPAQVGEELKALVRDGGCLFPESKG
- a CDS encoding SMP-30/gluconolactonase/LRE family protein, with translation MLSAAAVSVCDAQYSTGWIANTHGTGTTRVGNVARSMWVAPEGVIYTSSMWDENEGGIAIYQNARNIGSIGAHGEFQGGAITGNSTSLFAALQFSATYGSGKVGRYNRTSRTRDLLITVSATTTERLADVVTGLATSGSLLYASDFPGNRVRVFTTSGVWLRDISVAGPGALAVDAAGNVWVAQQSLGTVIQFSPGGERRNTIQLPANARPASLYFDATSDQLWIGDEGPDMNIKIYDLSGTPYSAGTFGVQGGFLSTVNGIKGQVGDKRFTRVTGIGRDSARNLYVLNNPWGGSWDLGRNGGTDIHAYDGTGVLRWQLQSVNFEGNAAPDPATDGAIFYGGMNIYSGTVGGTLVANTIDPITYPADPRINLADHERGEHFAQIASVRGHRILVAASQNPDTFYFFHFNPASGYIAIPDGALPGTAFATTARVRNGFCLDSKGDIWAGLDKTNVISHYPLTGFDSSGKPVWGAAITMPIPRTISQLTRIIFLPESDTMILTQGATGSTDWTAVGQRVEVYHGWLAGNRTTPNPVINITGANPKSIVATGNYLFIGYVHTVPNVDAFNLTTGQLDVTLVNSNPNMVDVGNDADSMYGLRAYRRSTGEYEVTKDNYNDSSIVVYRWVPPASTGPAASAVRTAVVSPFSVN
- a CDS encoding AI-2E family transporter, whose amino-acid sequence is MTLHQRHALLWGAVALMAGVLLWILRPVLTPFLLGGLIAYVLQPGVEWLVRHRTPRGLAALVMMLLFGLMATLLVLLVFAVIHKEGPELIVRIPSLAATLNAWLQPKLALLGLSYSLDLSHVHEMLRTHLKASEQTIAVAAWQSLRTSGNMMITVVGNIVLVPLVLFYLLYDRHEAFARLESFVPRPWLGKMRRFLTDMDQMLSQYLRGQLLVMGALATFYPIALTVAGFEIALPIGLFTGLAVCIPYIGFATGLALALLAALLQFGSWYGVAAVVVVYGIGQILESFILTPRLVGERIGLHPLAVIFALLAFDQLFGFFGVLLALPASAILAVGLRELRGRYLASAFYGG
- a CDS encoding TetR/AcrR family transcriptional regulator, which produces MPDIANPCGNRQRVQTLSGPAQAVEGRQPRSTRRKRETRTRLLDAALRLMAERGMDSVAINDITEAADVGFGSFYNHFGSKEGIFTALVEWVFEEFADTLDQLACDLSDPAEIVAVSVRHTLMRARREPVWGRLLIREGLSVHALGWGLGQRLLRDSQRGISAERFVVPDHLVCVVSVTGIIFAAIAAELHFAALVTPAARRQKASGFGEQNFAERVAAVVLQVLGLKRAEAERVARLPLPTGRPDTKRGRAKSRVR